A window of the Aminivibrio sp. genome harbors these coding sequences:
- the gyrB gene encoding DNA topoisomerase (ATP-hydrolyzing) subunit B produces MSPAARQYTASSIQVLEGLQAVRKRPGMYIGDTAARGLHHLVYEVVDNSVDEAIGGYCTSIYVTIHPDESISVEDNGRGIPTDPHPSNGRPASEVVLTTLHAGGKFDSGAYKVSGGLHGVGVSVVNALSEWLEITICRNGESRTQRFERGIPVTELSEGVPTEKNGTMVHFLADKDIFEEVKFSAELLSVRLRELAFLNPGLSITLDDKRENKVKEFRYDGGMKSFIEYLNRGKTVLFSEPVTISGEKDGVSVDIGLQYNDGYLERVFGFANLIHTVEGGTHVSGLRTALTRGVNEAARRGKLLKEKEENLSGDDLKEGLTCVVSVKLSNPQFEGQTKTKLGNSDVKGIVDSIVYEGLLAWFEDNPQVVKAVVEKAIKARQAREAAKRARELVRKSVMTGLSLPGKLADCSSRNPENTEVYIVEGDSAGGSAKQGRDRSFQAILPLRGKILNVEKARLDKVLANQEIRTMIQTLGAGVGDDFDTGKLRYHKIIIMTDADVDGAHISTLLLTFFYRYMPALIEKGYLYLAQPPLYRVQKGKTVSYCYNEKELRNILDNAPDPSKISVQRYKGLGEMNPEQLWETTMDPQNRVLKRVEIDDLMGADEYFSILMGDKVEPRRDFIAAHAHEVRNLDI; encoded by the coding sequence ATGAGTCCGGCGGCCCGCCAGTATACCGCCAGCAGCATTCAGGTCCTGGAGGGGCTCCAGGCGGTCAGGAAACGTCCGGGAATGTACATCGGCGACACGGCGGCGAGAGGGCTTCACCACCTGGTCTACGAAGTGGTGGACAATTCTGTGGACGAAGCCATCGGAGGATACTGCACATCCATATACGTGACCATTCACCCCGATGAAAGCATTTCCGTGGAGGACAACGGCCGGGGCATCCCCACCGACCCCCACCCCTCCAACGGCCGCCCCGCGTCGGAAGTGGTGCTTACGACCCTCCACGCCGGAGGCAAGTTCGACAGCGGCGCCTACAAGGTCAGCGGGGGTCTCCACGGTGTGGGCGTCTCCGTGGTCAACGCCCTGTCGGAGTGGCTCGAGATCACCATATGCCGGAACGGCGAATCCCGCACCCAGAGGTTCGAGCGGGGCATCCCCGTGACGGAGCTTTCTGAAGGCGTCCCCACGGAGAAGAACGGGACCATGGTCCACTTCCTCGCCGACAAGGACATCTTCGAGGAGGTCAAGTTCTCCGCCGAACTCCTGAGCGTCCGCCTCCGGGAGCTCGCCTTCCTGAACCCGGGACTTTCCATCACCCTCGACGACAAGAGGGAGAACAAGGTCAAGGAATTCCGCTACGACGGCGGGATGAAATCCTTCATAGAATACCTGAACCGGGGCAAGACAGTGCTCTTCTCCGAGCCGGTGACCATTTCCGGCGAGAAGGACGGCGTATCGGTGGACATCGGTCTCCAGTACAACGACGGCTATCTCGAGAGGGTCTTCGGCTTCGCCAACCTCATCCACACCGTCGAGGGAGGCACCCATGTCTCCGGCCTGCGGACCGCCCTCACCAGGGGCGTGAACGAAGCTGCCCGCAGGGGCAAGCTGCTGAAGGAGAAGGAAGAGAACCTCTCGGGAGACGATCTGAAGGAAGGCCTTACCTGCGTGGTCTCCGTGAAGCTGTCCAATCCCCAGTTCGAGGGGCAGACCAAGACCAAGCTCGGAAACAGCGATGTGAAGGGAATCGTGGATTCCATCGTCTACGAAGGGCTGCTTGCCTGGTTCGAGGATAACCCACAGGTCGTGAAGGCCGTGGTGGAAAAGGCCATCAAGGCACGGCAGGCGAGAGAGGCGGCCAAGCGGGCGAGAGAACTGGTCCGCAAGTCTGTGATGACCGGCCTGAGCCTTCCGGGAAAGCTCGCGGACTGCTCGAGCAGGAACCCCGAAAACACCGAGGTCTACATTGTTGAGGGAGATTCGGCCGGAGGCAGCGCCAAGCAGGGACGGGACAGGAGCTTCCAGGCCATCCTTCCGCTGCGGGGGAAAATCCTGAACGTTGAAAAGGCCAGGCTTGACAAGGTCCTGGCCAACCAGGAGATCCGGACCATGATCCAGACCCTGGGAGCCGGCGTGGGAGACGATTTCGACACGGGCAAGCTGCGGTACCACAAGATCATCATCATGACGGACGCCGATGTGGACGGCGCCCATATCAGCACCCTGCTGCTGACCTTCTTTTACCGGTACATGCCGGCCCTCATCGAAAAAGGATACCTTTACCTGGCCCAGCCGCCCCTGTACCGGGTTCAGAAGGGCAAGACGGTCTCTTACTGCTACAACGAAAAAGAACTCAGGAACATCCTGGACAACGCCCCGGACCCATCCAAGATCAGCGTGCAGCGGTACAAGGGACTCGGCGAAATGAACCCTGAACAGCTCTGGGAGACCACCATGGATCCCCAGAACAGGGTTCTCAAGAGAGTGGAGATCGACGACCTCATGGGCGCCGACGAGTATTTCAGCATCCTCATGGGCGACAAGGTGGAGCCCCGGCGGGACTTCATCGCTGCCCACGCCCACGAGGTACGCAACCTGGACATCTAG
- a CDS encoding exodeoxyribonuclease V subunit beta: MTDGDILTERLRDSIAAKGSLLPAQEEAVFSDAPLTLVGAGAGTGKTHTLSWRFLRALLREGMRPRDILTLTFTEKAAREMADRIAARFNDMRPLLDPDGTLLARAAGELSEAPVSTIHSFALNILREEALFLSSGLSARPISPPEERQFTGRATAALDALDLQWFRNALPGGRTPEEFLGESLEDLPPLLNAYTPDTTAGFAFSLANILESRGMDPDGLLASAGDREYFAPVIERLKAVCLPQARETAEIWLGRVLPGLPAELPGGGAYKEKLAAFRNSWRGASPEALDAEGTLAFASELYGRLLKNLSGATGNAAKKAAELAGCLSLKEHRDRFAFLWKGLGFLDVGEEPLHFRLRNSLLSLTALLWCCCREFRRRRGLLSFDDMIRLAAEAAAAGQGGRRIRTYREILVDEFQDTNPLQDALIRSVAGEECRMFLVGDLKQSVYRFRHADPTLFGSLILRRGGGDRYIPLQASFRTRSSLLERINGIFAHVWRNGLSSSLPQEYEALVFPGDPEQAKLRENTPLPPLDTVIRYARPLENGEGKKTESTGEVRVRVARGLAAKLAGFRGMDVWDKKDGRRPARWKDMAVLVPARTSFPALEKVFRSEAAIPVAFEKGKEYFNRGEIGDLAAAIRTIAFPEDRGALSAFLCTPFSGLSLEEAYALLPAGEDFPVRHPEAANRLEALRAEARYSGLFSALCSLLRDQSYLRAYPAWNRRNVLANLRQALDMVREYEAVFGPDPAGCDGYFASLRSGQGTVTETSPPGDEEDVVRVMTVHSAKGLEFPIVAVVDLNKAPGGRGGKGEPLVASPLLGAGASSYPREWTDSGEECESATGKLASFLEKTEVEEEWQRLFYVACTRAMDCLVLCSPCGLDKDGSPSPQEGSWLSMLGEEFLPGPCAAEDDPRKIRRKTEDTSGEIPSVRWIPSPSAADLRYERLSATSYALFSWCPAAWRMKFRQGLELAWELPSSEEFGGADLGSLAHWVLARWNFTVPGLDRFLGPTIPSRLPPRLRAAWNDEGGRAALREWLTITAEGAAGRKLAALAADGGLQREIPFRVPLRDGPLLTGAMDVLWREGDRLFIRDYKITAGDESLNAREEPSWKFLYDSQLLFYACAARAVFGEAETDIRLIRLRTGEEGEPVVPEGSWQTVEEDIRSTALTAAQGPFPPRTDRCRRCFYRLDCPFRG; the protein is encoded by the coding sequence ATGACGGACGGCGACATCCTGACCGAACGGCTCAGGGACAGCATTGCGGCGAAAGGAAGCCTGCTTCCCGCCCAGGAAGAAGCGGTGTTCTCCGATGCCCCGCTCACCCTGGTGGGGGCAGGTGCCGGTACGGGAAAGACCCACACTCTTTCGTGGCGTTTTCTCCGGGCCCTTCTCCGGGAGGGGATGAGGCCCAGGGACATCCTGACCCTGACCTTCACCGAGAAGGCCGCCCGGGAAATGGCGGACCGCATTGCGGCCCGTTTCAACGACATGAGACCCCTTCTGGACCCCGACGGGACGCTGCTGGCGAGGGCGGCGGGGGAGCTGTCCGAGGCTCCCGTCTCCACCATCCACTCCTTCGCGCTGAATATCCTGAGGGAAGAGGCCCTCTTCCTTTCTTCAGGCCTGTCGGCCCGCCCCATCTCCCCTCCCGAGGAAAGGCAGTTTACCGGCCGGGCCACGGCGGCCCTGGACGCCCTCGACCTCCAGTGGTTCCGGAACGCCCTCCCCGGGGGGCGGACGCCTGAAGAATTTCTCGGCGAAAGCCTGGAGGATCTTCCCCCTCTGCTGAACGCCTATACTCCGGACACAACGGCGGGATTCGCCTTTTCCCTGGCGAATATCCTGGAAAGCCGGGGCATGGATCCCGACGGCCTGCTCGCGTCGGCAGGGGACCGGGAGTATTTCGCCCCTGTCATCGAACGGCTGAAGGCCGTCTGCCTTCCGCAGGCGAGGGAGACCGCCGAAATCTGGCTCGGCCGGGTCCTCCCGGGACTGCCCGCCGAATTGCCCGGCGGAGGAGCCTACAAAGAAAAGCTCGCCGCGTTCAGGAACTCCTGGAGAGGAGCGTCTCCCGAAGCTCTTGACGCCGAGGGAACTCTCGCTTTCGCATCAGAGCTTTACGGGCGTCTTCTGAAGAATCTCTCAGGGGCGACGGGAAACGCGGCGAAGAAAGCGGCGGAACTGGCGGGGTGCCTGTCCCTGAAAGAGCACAGGGATCGGTTTGCCTTCCTCTGGAAGGGACTCGGCTTCCTCGACGTGGGGGAGGAGCCCCTTCACTTCCGCCTTCGGAACAGCCTCCTCAGCCTGACGGCCCTGCTGTGGTGCTGCTGCCGGGAGTTCCGCCGCAGACGGGGCCTTCTCTCCTTCGACGATATGATCCGCCTCGCCGCCGAAGCGGCGGCTGCGGGACAAGGCGGGCGGCGGATACGGACCTACCGGGAAATCCTGGTTGACGAGTTCCAGGACACCAACCCCCTCCAGGACGCCCTCATCCGGTCCGTGGCCGGCGAGGAATGCAGGATGTTCCTGGTGGGGGACCTGAAGCAGTCCGTCTACCGCTTCCGCCACGCCGACCCCACCCTCTTCGGCAGCCTGATTCTGCGTCGGGGCGGGGGAGACAGGTACATCCCCCTCCAGGCGAGCTTCCGCACCCGATCCTCCCTGCTGGAAAGGATCAACGGGATCTTCGCCCATGTCTGGCGGAACGGCCTTTCCTCCTCTCTGCCCCAGGAGTACGAGGCCCTTGTCTTTCCCGGCGATCCTGAGCAGGCGAAACTGCGGGAAAATACCCCTCTCCCCCCCCTGGACACCGTCATCCGGTATGCCCGCCCCCTGGAGAACGGTGAAGGGAAGAAGACGGAATCGACGGGCGAGGTGCGGGTGAGGGTGGCCCGTGGCCTCGCGGCAAAGCTGGCCGGGTTTCGCGGGATGGACGTGTGGGACAAGAAAGACGGGCGAAGGCCCGCCCGGTGGAAGGACATGGCGGTCCTCGTGCCGGCCAGGACGTCCTTTCCCGCCCTGGAGAAGGTGTTCCGGTCCGAGGCGGCCATCCCGGTGGCCTTCGAGAAGGGGAAAGAATACTTCAACCGGGGGGAGATCGGGGACCTTGCCGCCGCCATCCGGACGATTGCCTTTCCGGAGGATCGGGGAGCCCTGTCGGCCTTTCTCTGCACTCCATTCTCCGGTCTTTCCCTGGAGGAGGCCTACGCCCTCCTTCCCGCAGGGGAAGACTTCCCGGTGCGGCATCCCGAGGCGGCGAACCGGCTGGAAGCGCTCCGGGCGGAGGCGAGATACAGCGGGCTTTTCTCCGCCCTCTGCTCCCTTCTCCGGGACCAGTCGTATCTTCGCGCCTATCCTGCGTGGAACCGCCGGAACGTCCTGGCCAACCTCCGGCAGGCCCTGGACATGGTACGGGAGTACGAGGCCGTCTTCGGACCAGACCCGGCCGGGTGCGACGGCTATTTCGCCTCCCTGCGGTCCGGGCAGGGGACCGTGACGGAAACATCGCCCCCGGGGGACGAGGAGGACGTGGTGCGGGTGATGACCGTCCACAGCGCCAAGGGACTGGAGTTCCCCATCGTGGCCGTGGTGGACCTGAACAAGGCCCCCGGTGGAAGGGGCGGAAAGGGTGAACCTCTTGTTGCGTCCCCCCTTCTCGGGGCGGGTGCGTCTTCCTATCCCCGGGAATGGACGGACAGCGGAGAGGAATGCGAATCCGCCACGGGGAAGCTGGCTTCCTTCCTCGAAAAGACGGAAGTGGAGGAAGAGTGGCAGCGCCTCTTCTACGTGGCCTGCACCCGGGCCATGGACTGCCTGGTCCTGTGCTCGCCCTGCGGGCTGGACAAAGACGGCTCCCCCTCCCCCCAAGAAGGATCGTGGCTCTCCATGCTCGGAGAAGAGTTCCTCCCCGGTCCATGCGCCGCTGAAGACGACCCCCGGAAAATCCGGAGAAAGACAGAGGACACATCCGGCGAGATTCCATCCGTTCGGTGGATCCCGTCGCCGTCCGCTGCTGACCTGCGGTACGAACGGCTCAGCGCCACGTCCTACGCCCTCTTCTCGTGGTGCCCCGCGGCGTGGCGCATGAAATTCCGCCAGGGTCTCGAACTCGCCTGGGAGCTGCCTTCATCGGAGGAGTTCGGCGGGGCCGACCTCGGCTCCCTCGCCCACTGGGTCCTCGCCCGGTGGAACTTCACGGTCCCCGGCCTGGACCGGTTTCTCGGCCCGACCATCCCTTCCCGTCTTCCCCCCCGCCTTCGCGCCGCCTGGAACGACGAGGGCGGGCGGGCGGCCCTCCGGGAATGGCTCACCATCACGGCCGAAGGAGCGGCGGGCAGGAAACTTGCCGCCCTCGCAGCCGACGGCGGCCTGCAGCGAGAAATCCCTTTCCGGGTGCCCCTCAGGGACGGCCCGCTGCTCACCGGCGCCATGGACGTCCTCTGGAGGGAAGGAGACCGGCTATTCATCCGGGACTACAAAATCACGGCGGGTGACGAAAGCCTGAATGCCCGGGAAGAGCCGTCGTGGAAGTTCCTCTACGATTCCCAGCTTCTTTTCTACGCCTGCGCCGCCCGGGCCGTCTTCGGGGAGGCGGAAACGGACATCCGCCTGATCCGGCTGCGGACGGGGGAAGAAGGCGAACCCGTGGTGCCGGAAGGCTCATGGCAGACGGTGGAAGAGGACATCCGCTCCACGGCCCTCACGGCCGCCCAGGGCCCCTTCCCTCCCAGGACCGACCGGTGCCGGAGGTGCTTCTACCGCCTGGACTGCCCTTTCAGGGGATAG
- a CDS encoding DUF3160 domain-containing protein, whose product MKRRKTMRTGWGVSLPGVVPLCAVLILALCILAPAAQGKSASGPAGGDGLYVVTADEVPLFGKPVAKVPAADDLWDLPNFYGVAVYGNHLKLRAITDSKLRQFAGEWYVLLSPEDGKALCYIRKEGIEKVPEHTSFKPRSFMVKKDGTELRLQPGKGGSARSLSAEGFSLARGETVTAVGEFSEGKEGWLLFEFSTDTRFGDGGVGSRYAWGKKADFGSLEGYRPDNSRVDKGLLPSKMRYSAMSSLYGDGFLGADTPEKMTEFLPVTKDMAASLLRKGFYIDDPWTMDEYALQVDDLADYYRYTTDYQADFITADLFLHAFHLVFDRMLQKFERTYLAPALGESMKTALAVLGGIEEACASAGAGETWKTARDMFSVPLALLEEKPGKRIKLSKNASEEVARILAAKDVTDSAVTGAKIDYTSFRPRGHYTLRPELERYFRAMSWLGSAELALFSDDGTPEPGNVAAAALVSLVLGEQEEQWNAFEAPIDFLVGASNTGGTRIYRKLAKERVGALSGAAQRLTDGKILSALAGEIKKTVPGPLIRSTPGGDDGTKDFASRLPVFRMSGKRFTPDAYVMNMLTSPRVGTGANPRNLPEGADVMAALGSPAADGLAAKNNRVKGYAEALKKLKAWMDEHLAGEETVYSLWIKAFHEGFRDSGSDQFFYRSPAWNWKKLSTFSASWAELKHDTVLYAEQSGAEMGDGGGTEAGPFAPPQPKGYVEPDPRTFDILLSAVSRMQSFIREFGMEPEDEEFEKEGIPYTSRLDTLAELLTIARDIAAKETGGKLLTAEDYGNIKYLARAFNARLLLPGEMVENTEQLRMALVTDIATDYFEGRVLHIASGRPQRIHVFVNDASGGPRVTRGFIFSYYEFVRSLGGGRMTDEEWKALVYDQARSGELKKHHPAWYEELRK is encoded by the coding sequence ATGAAGAGAAGAAAAACCATGAGAACCGGGTGGGGCGTTTCGTTGCCGGGGGTTGTTCCGCTCTGCGCCGTCCTTATTCTTGCGTTGTGCATTCTTGCCCCGGCGGCGCAGGGAAAGAGCGCTTCCGGCCCTGCGGGCGGAGACGGACTGTACGTCGTCACGGCGGATGAGGTGCCCCTGTTCGGAAAACCCGTAGCGAAAGTGCCCGCGGCGGATGACCTGTGGGATCTCCCGAATTTCTACGGAGTCGCCGTCTACGGAAATCATCTGAAACTGCGCGCCATAACGGACAGCAAGCTCAGGCAGTTCGCGGGCGAATGGTACGTCCTTCTTTCGCCGGAGGACGGGAAGGCGCTCTGCTACATCCGGAAGGAGGGCATTGAAAAAGTTCCGGAACACACAAGCTTCAAACCTCGTTCCTTCATGGTGAAAAAAGACGGCACGGAATTGCGGCTGCAGCCCGGGAAAGGCGGCTCGGCCCGAAGCCTCTCCGCCGAGGGATTTTCCCTCGCCCGGGGGGAAACGGTGACGGCGGTGGGTGAATTTTCGGAAGGAAAGGAAGGCTGGCTGCTGTTCGAGTTTTCCACCGACACCAGGTTCGGCGACGGCGGCGTGGGATCCCGGTACGCTTGGGGCAAAAAGGCCGATTTCGGCTCCCTGGAAGGCTACAGGCCCGACAATTCCAGGGTGGACAAGGGTCTTCTGCCGTCGAAGATGCGGTACTCCGCCATGTCCTCCCTTTACGGGGACGGCTTCCTGGGTGCGGACACCCCGGAAAAAATGACGGAATTCCTTCCCGTGACGAAGGACATGGCCGCCTCCCTTCTCAGGAAGGGCTTTTACATCGACGATCCGTGGACCATGGACGAATATGCCCTCCAGGTGGACGACCTGGCGGATTACTACAGGTACACTACCGATTACCAGGCGGACTTCATCACCGCGGACCTTTTCCTCCACGCCTTCCACCTGGTGTTCGACCGGATGCTGCAGAAATTCGAGCGCACCTACCTGGCCCCGGCGCTCGGGGAAAGCATGAAAACGGCCCTGGCGGTCCTCGGCGGCATTGAGGAGGCCTGCGCCTCCGCGGGAGCGGGGGAGACCTGGAAAACGGCCCGGGACATGTTCTCCGTACCGCTGGCCCTCCTGGAAGAAAAACCGGGAAAACGGATAAAACTGTCGAAGAACGCTTCCGAAGAAGTCGCCCGGATCCTGGCCGCGAAGGACGTGACGGATTCCGCAGTCACAGGGGCGAAAATAGACTACACCTCCTTCAGGCCCCGGGGGCATTACACCCTCAGGCCGGAACTGGAACGGTATTTTCGGGCCATGAGCTGGCTCGGCTCCGCTGAACTTGCTCTCTTCTCAGACGACGGCACGCCGGAGCCCGGAAACGTCGCCGCGGCGGCCCTGGTGTCCCTGGTCCTCGGAGAGCAGGAGGAACAGTGGAACGCTTTTGAAGCTCCCATCGATTTCCTGGTGGGCGCGTCGAACACGGGGGGAACCCGCATCTACCGGAAACTGGCAAAGGAGCGCGTAGGCGCCCTTTCGGGAGCCGCTCAACGGCTGACCGACGGCAAGATTCTCTCTGCCCTGGCCGGGGAGATCAAAAAGACGGTCCCCGGCCCTCTGATCCGGAGCACCCCGGGCGGGGACGACGGCACGAAGGACTTCGCCTCCCGGCTTCCGGTCTTCCGCATGTCCGGCAAGCGGTTCACCCCGGACGCCTACGTGATGAACATGCTCACCTCCCCCAGGGTGGGGACCGGCGCTAACCCACGCAACCTCCCGGAAGGGGCGGACGTCATGGCCGCCTTGGGGTCGCCGGCCGCCGACGGCCTTGCGGCGAAAAACAACCGCGTCAAGGGCTACGCCGAGGCGTTGAAGAAGCTGAAAGCCTGGATGGACGAGCACCTCGCGGGGGAGGAGACCGTCTATTCCCTGTGGATAAAAGCCTTCCATGAGGGGTTCCGGGATTCCGGCTCGGACCAGTTTTTTTATCGGTCTCCCGCGTGGAATTGGAAGAAGCTGTCCACGTTTTCCGCCTCCTGGGCCGAGCTGAAGCACGACACCGTGCTCTACGCCGAGCAGTCCGGCGCCGAGATGGGCGACGGCGGCGGCACCGAAGCGGGACCTTTCGCCCCTCCGCAGCCCAAGGGGTACGTGGAGCCCGATCCCCGGACCTTTGATATTCTTCTGTCGGCGGTCTCCCGGATGCAGTCCTTCATCCGCGAATTCGGCATGGAGCCGGAGGACGAGGAGTTCGAGAAGGAGGGTATACCCTATACCTCCAGGCTGGACACCCTGGCCGAACTGCTGACCATCGCCCGGGACATCGCGGCAAAGGAAACCGGCGGCAAGCTCCTGACGGCGGAAGACTACGGGAATATCAAGTACCTGGCCCGGGCGTTCAACGCCCGGCTGTTGCTGCCGGGAGAAATGGTGGAAAACACAGAACAGCTCAGAATGGCACTGGTCACAGATATCGCGACGGACTACTTCGAAGGCCGGGTGCTGCACATCGCCTCCGGAAGGCCCCAGAGAATCCATGTCTTCGTCAACGACGCATCGGGCGGTCCCCGGGTAACGAGAGGGTTCATTTTCTCCTACTACGAGTTCGTCCGCTCCCTGGGCGGCGGCCGCATGACCGACGAAGAGTGGAAAGCGCTGGTCTACGACCAGGCCCGGTCAGGGGAACTGAAAAAACACCATCCTGCGTGGTATGAAGAGCTTCGGAAATAA
- the amrB gene encoding AmmeMemoRadiSam system protein B: MKSFGNKLFQAVLLLCVIAAGSGILRKAEGGAGNGGGEREMPARIIGGIVPHHDLALGMIGRFYDHLGSPDVRRVWLLSPDHFRRARTFAVLSPDDWRTPERILRADREACETLPSLSVAGADRVLFRREHGITIHIPFIARHFPNASVVPLVIGARTPDLALIILKNAVRDLLRDGDAVILSMDLSHYKTPELMAAEDRKTLEVLANVRPAGTKTIDVDARPAAALVLMLFRECGIEKGTVLEHTDSSSILGRRVESGTSYAAILYGMAAGSGGEAPLALLPLGRKR, encoded by the coding sequence ATGAAGAGCTTCGGAAATAAGCTCTTTCAGGCAGTGCTGCTCCTCTGCGTCATTGCGGCAGGGAGCGGTATTCTGCGGAAGGCGGAAGGCGGGGCGGGAAACGGCGGCGGGGAAAGGGAGATGCCTGCCCGCATCATCGGCGGCATCGTTCCCCACCATGATCTTGCCCTCGGCATGATAGGGCGGTTTTACGATCACCTGGGGTCGCCGGACGTCCGGCGGGTATGGCTGCTTTCCCCCGACCACTTCCGCCGGGCCCGGACCTTCGCGGTTCTGTCACCCGACGACTGGCGGACCCCGGAGCGGATTCTCAGGGCAGACCGGGAAGCCTGCGAAACGCTCCCGTCCCTGTCCGTGGCGGGGGCTGACAGGGTCCTGTTCCGGCGGGAGCACGGCATAACGATCCACATCCCCTTCATTGCCCGGCACTTTCCCAACGCATCGGTGGTTCCCCTGGTCATCGGTGCACGAACTCCGGACCTGGCACTGATCATCCTGAAGAACGCCGTCAGGGATCTGCTCCGTGACGGCGATGCCGTCATCCTGAGCATGGACCTGTCCCATTACAAAACACCGGAGCTCATGGCCGCCGAGGACCGAAAGACTCTGGAGGTCCTGGCCAATGTCCGGCCTGCCGGAACGAAGACCATCGACGTGGATGCCCGGCCTGCCGCGGCCCTCGTGCTGATGCTCTTCCGCGAGTGCGGGATCGAAAAAGGAACCGTCCTCGAGCACACCGATTCGTCGTCCATCCTTGGCCGCAGGGTGGAGTCGGGAACGAGCTACGCCGCCATCCTGTACGGGATGGCGGCGGGCTCCGGGGGGGAAGCGCCCCTGGCCCTGCTTCCGCTCGGACGAAAGAGATAG
- a CDS encoding YitT family protein, whose translation MKFTTLKAGLRSAAERFAKEVREEWGTFLAVTAGVSLQALAVVIFVLPNRFPDLGVSGIAVLSNYVFGISPAWVILAANTLLMIWAWKELSPRFVLWTAWAVVLFSLLLKAFEFVPVPVIGDKFMAAMVSGAIRGLGAGLVFRVGGSTGGLDIPGMAMRKRYGIEMGQFSIYINMGILALSFFVVGLDSAIYGAVGLYVFGIVLDNTTRSFDRRKQAIIITNIPDEVSEYINLTLHRGVTRLDGMGGYSKQPRPVLLTLLEPRQTMQLKRFLAERDPRAFMSVVEASEVLGKGFKSWKSL comes from the coding sequence GTGAAATTCACGACGCTGAAAGCCGGTCTCCGTTCAGCCGCAGAGCGGTTCGCGAAGGAGGTCAGGGAAGAGTGGGGGACTTTCCTCGCCGTGACTGCGGGGGTGTCCCTCCAAGCCCTGGCGGTGGTGATTTTCGTGCTTCCGAACCGTTTCCCGGACCTTGGAGTGTCCGGAATTGCCGTGCTGTCGAATTACGTGTTCGGCATTTCTCCGGCGTGGGTTATCCTTGCCGCCAACACGCTGCTCATGATCTGGGCCTGGAAGGAGCTGTCCCCCAGGTTTGTCCTGTGGACGGCCTGGGCGGTGGTGCTTTTTTCCCTTCTGTTGAAGGCCTTCGAGTTCGTTCCGGTGCCCGTCATCGGTGACAAATTCATGGCGGCGATGGTGTCCGGGGCCATACGGGGGCTCGGTGCAGGCCTGGTCTTTCGGGTGGGGGGATCCACGGGAGGCCTCGACATCCCCGGCATGGCCATGAGAAAACGGTACGGCATCGAAATGGGGCAGTTCTCAATCTACATCAACATGGGGATCCTGGCCCTCTCCTTCTTCGTGGTGGGGCTCGATTCGGCCATCTACGGCGCCGTGGGGCTCTACGTTTTCGGCATTGTGCTGGACAACACTACCCGCTCCTTCGACCGCAGGAAGCAGGCCATCATCATCACCAACATCCCCGACGAGGTGTCAGAATACATCAACCTCACTCTTCACCGGGGAGTCACCAGGCTGGACGGCATGGGAGGATACTCCAAGCAGCCCAGGCCCGTCCTCCTCACCCTTCTTGAACCCCGACAGACCATGCAGCTGAAGAGGTTTCTCGCGGAGCGTGATCCCAGGGCCTTCATGTCCGTGGTCGAAGCGTCCGAAGTGCTGGGCAAGGGATTCAAAAGCTGGAAGAGTCTCTGA